A stretch of Candidatus Vicinibacter affinis DNA encodes these proteins:
- a CDS encoding DUF2520 domain-containing protein has product MIRNVVMIGTGKLAQALSPVLLENGIHIMQFFSRELTHAQNLADQFNTDYTNNWNELNRVADLYIICVKDDAISEVSEAISKQLDHTANICHTSGSRGIEAISTYFTHRACMWPMQSFTFQSKIIWPEVPIFLSGTDSILNEIEVVCKKFSKKVFRIDEEKKKWVHVAAVFANNFSNYNLSITEKILDSCGVPLEVMEPMMQNMIRNVFTIGPGNTQSGPANRGDRKTLEMQQKMLADKFPEYENLYQLYSEIISQKK; this is encoded by the coding sequence ATGATCCGTAATGTGGTCATGATCGGTACCGGAAAATTAGCCCAGGCATTGAGCCCTGTATTGTTGGAAAATGGAATTCACATTATGCAATTTTTTTCCAGAGAACTTACACACGCTCAAAATCTTGCCGATCAATTTAATACTGATTATACAAATAATTGGAATGAGCTCAATCGGGTGGCAGATTTATACATCATCTGTGTAAAGGACGATGCGATATCCGAAGTTAGTGAAGCCATAAGCAAGCAATTGGATCACACCGCAAATATCTGTCATACTTCCGGCTCAAGAGGAATAGAGGCCATTTCAACTTATTTTACACACAGAGCATGCATGTGGCCAATGCAGAGCTTTACATTTCAATCAAAAATAATCTGGCCCGAAGTACCAATATTTCTAAGCGGCACTGATTCAATACTGAATGAAATTGAAGTTGTGTGTAAAAAGTTTAGCAAAAAAGTTTTCCGCATTGATGAGGAGAAAAAAAAGTGGGTGCATGTGGCTGCTGTATTTGCAAATAATTTCAGCAATTACAATTTAAGCATCACTGAAAAAATACTGGATTCCTGTGGAGTTCCGCTGGAGGTGATGGAACCGATGATGCAGAACATGATCCGGAATGTATTCACCATCGGACCCGGGAATACTCAGTCAGGACCTGCCAACCGCGGCGACCGGAAAACCCTGGAAATGCAACAAAAAATGTTGGCAGACAAATTTCCTGAATATGAAAATTTGTATCAACTTTATTCAGAAATAATTTCTCAAAAAAAATAA
- a CDS encoding T9SS type A sorting domain-containing protein, with amino-acid sequence MHKIKFLLVALTLMYSCVGFGQPFAGKIGVGLDGIGGIALEFPNVTLTATAWQSVATGSNARTDAAGWPLEDFRVVFFDHRPTNAWNNAPDDPQKYVVDQSGTYTLSFTGQANLTSWSDAPIQFLNKTYNAVTNTTNVDIVFPPGGGPNVNTLGNYGFLMVNFLQTNHSTGVAGVKNIRLMRPGYPHHSPQIFRTAYLNALSPFSTLRFMDFLKTNNSDRNYPNMQTWSQRQNLNAPRYVKGAPWEVIIALANYTAKDIWINIPVDADSVYVVELARLMKNTLRPELNIYLEYSNEVWNGSFSQYQYNFNAVLQSAEDADIRASTPWDDRRRARRVAKQVIKFGKIFENVMGVTVASRTKIRPVFAWQVGGWLPWYDDVLNWINQSYGPPKNFIYGIASAPYFNEGSAAANASPQQIITAMNANSDGNVASIQTLAQFADQWKIKHLQYEGGPDNGGGSTVNVGNRILANRLPEMKTAVLHHYRDNWFSARANGTAPVGTNDVVNYFVMSAGVSRYGCWGATEDLAYLKNLSKAPKYDALCVLSGICGNEPETSLLTPANNARVPANLPLDISATATDPDGRIQKVEFFVGSVLVGTDSTFPYAVSWTPSELGLHAVLAKSIDNDGKFTFDDPHVIEVVPNTTAVENHESPLQISLFPNPIQDELKLSFSAIPISGGRIELRDALGKLWKSLAIKEQHMQIDLSELGNGIYIVTVILNHQKLTKKIIKSKN; translated from the coding sequence ATGCATAAAATAAAATTCTTACTTGTAGCTCTCACCTTGATGTATTCCTGTGTGGGTTTTGGGCAACCCTTTGCAGGCAAAATTGGGGTGGGACTGGATGGAATTGGAGGGATTGCGCTGGAATTTCCCAATGTAACATTGACCGCCACTGCCTGGCAGAGTGTAGCGACCGGAAGCAATGCGAGGACCGATGCAGCCGGCTGGCCGCTGGAAGATTTTAGGGTCGTGTTCTTTGATCACCGCCCTACCAATGCCTGGAACAATGCGCCGGACGATCCTCAGAAATATGTGGTGGACCAAAGTGGTACCTATACACTTAGCTTTACCGGGCAAGCCAACTTAACTTCCTGGAGTGATGCGCCCATCCAGTTTTTGAATAAAACTTATAATGCTGTTACCAATACCACCAACGTGGACATTGTTTTTCCACCAGGCGGCGGACCTAATGTAAACACGCTGGGCAATTACGGATTTCTGATGGTCAACTTTCTCCAGACGAATCATTCCACAGGAGTAGCCGGTGTAAAAAATATCCGACTGATGCGTCCCGGTTATCCGCACCACAGTCCTCAGATCTTCCGAACCGCCTATCTGAATGCCTTGAGTCCGTTCAGCACGCTTAGGTTTATGGACTTTCTTAAAACCAACAACAGCGACCGCAACTATCCCAACATGCAGACCTGGTCTCAGAGACAAAACCTTAATGCACCTCGCTATGTAAAGGGCGCACCCTGGGAAGTCATCATCGCCCTGGCAAACTACACGGCCAAAGACATCTGGATCAATATTCCGGTGGACGCTGACAGTGTGTATGTGGTCGAACTTGCAAGGTTGATGAAGAATACCTTGCGACCTGAACTCAATATTTATCTGGAATACAGCAATGAAGTATGGAATGGCAGTTTTTCGCAATACCAATACAATTTCAATGCAGTGCTCCAATCCGCCGAAGATGCTGACATCAGAGCCAGCACCCCCTGGGATGACCGCAGGCGAGCCAGAAGGGTTGCCAAACAGGTGATCAAATTTGGAAAAATATTTGAAAACGTCATGGGGGTAACCGTAGCCTCCAGAACCAAAATCCGTCCGGTATTTGCCTGGCAGGTGGGCGGTTGGCTTCCCTGGTATGACGATGTGTTGAACTGGATCAACCAAAGCTACGGTCCACCCAAAAACTTTATTTACGGGATCGCATCTGCACCCTATTTTAATGAGGGATCTGCAGCTGCCAATGCAAGCCCGCAACAGATTATAACCGCCATGAATGCCAACAGTGACGGCAATGTGGCAAGCATTCAGACCCTGGCACAGTTTGCCGACCAATGGAAAATCAAACATCTCCAATACGAAGGAGGACCGGACAATGGTGGCGGGAGCACCGTCAATGTGGGAAACCGGATTCTGGCCAACCGCCTTCCTGAGATGAAAACAGCCGTCCTTCATCATTATCGGGACAATTGGTTTTCTGCCAGGGCCAACGGAACCGCCCCTGTAGGAACCAATGATGTGGTCAATTATTTTGTCATGAGTGCCGGCGTAAGCCGCTACGGCTGCTGGGGTGCAACCGAGGACCTTGCTTACCTCAAAAATTTATCAAAAGCCCCCAAGTACGATGCCCTCTGTGTGCTATCCGGTATTTGTGGCAATGAGCCGGAGACTTCACTCCTTACTCCTGCAAACAACGCAAGGGTTCCTGCAAATCTTCCCTTGGACATTTCTGCAACCGCGACCGACCCGGATGGTCGAATCCAAAAGGTTGAATTTTTTGTAGGTTCTGTTTTAGTGGGGACAGACAGTACTTTTCCATATGCGGTGTCATGGACGCCTTCAGAATTGGGCTTGCATGCAGTATTGGCCAAGTCCATTGACAATGATGGTAAATTTACCTTTGACGACCCACATGTTATTGAAGTTGTTCCCAACACAACCGCTGTTGAAAACCACGAAAGCCCTCTTCAAATCAGCCTGTTTCCTAATCCGATTCAGGATGAATTAAAACTCAGCTTTTCTGCCATCCCCATTTCAGGAGGCCGCATTGAATTAAGAGATGCCCTGGGAAAATTGTGGAAATCTTTAGCGATTAAAGAACAGCACATGCAAATTGACCTTAGCGAACTTGGGAATGGCATATACATTGTCACCGTAATTTTAAATCATCAAAAACTGACGAAAAAAATTATTAAATCTAAAAATTAA
- a CDS encoding ATP-binding cassette domain-containing protein, whose protein sequence is MNKFQLAGKKVVEIRDLKKSYGNNHVMNGFNMDLYEGENLVIMGKSGSGKSVMIKCLIGLEEHDSGTIQVMGQNIEELDQEEFNELRTEVGFLFQGSALYDSMTVRENLEFPLRRHTKKFGELKDTTPLVTEALKSVGLEHTMRLMPNELSGGMKRRIALARTLILRPKIILYDEPTTGLDPITSKEIVLLMKSIQTEYNTSSIIITHDVDCARVISDRMILLVDGINYAEGTFEELYVSEDPKVKAFFK, encoded by the coding sequence ATGAATAAATTTCAGCTGGCCGGAAAAAAAGTGGTAGAGATCAGAGACCTCAAAAAATCATATGGGAATAACCATGTGATGAATGGGTTTAACATGGATTTGTACGAAGGGGAAAATCTCGTGATCATGGGGAAGTCGGGATCCGGAAAATCCGTAATGATAAAATGCCTTATTGGGCTTGAGGAACACGACAGCGGCACCATCCAGGTGATGGGTCAGAACATTGAAGAACTGGATCAGGAGGAATTCAACGAGTTACGGACAGAAGTGGGGTTTTTATTTCAGGGAAGTGCCTTGTATGATTCCATGACCGTTCGGGAAAATCTGGAATTTCCACTGAGAAGACACACCAAAAAATTCGGGGAATTAAAAGACACCACCCCCTTGGTCACGGAGGCGTTAAAAAGTGTAGGTTTGGAACATACCATGCGACTCATGCCCAACGAACTCTCCGGTGGTATGAAAAGAAGAATCGCCCTGGCCCGCACGCTGATACTCAGACCAAAGATCATTCTGTATGATGAACCTACAACCGGATTGGACCCCATCACCTCGAAAGAAATTGTCCTGCTGATGAAATCCATTCAAACGGAATACAACACCTCCTCCATCATCATCACCCATGATGTGGATTGTGCCAGAGTAATATCTGACCGGATGATTTTGCTGGTGGATGGTATTAATTATGCTGAAGGTACTTTTGAAGAATTGTACGTTTCAGAAGATCCTAAGGTGAAAGCCTTTTTCAAATAG
- a CDS encoding MCE family protein, with the protein MEKTIRQNIRLGILVIAGTALFILTVYLIGNRQRLFGNTLTISAYFKNINGLILGNSVRYSGVDAGTVNAIEMMQDKSIRVEMAIDKNIMKFITKDAVATIGSDGLVGNMIVNIIPGKDTEPPVVSGDTITTFSRTSTDDLLNTFNVTNDNAAKLSANLLKITEEILNGEGVLGTLLKDPKITSDLKETLNNLKTTSRMTTESMTTFNNLLHSLQKKNSVVGVLQDSLVASQIKGTVSQVQSSVSKLDQVLENLNATILNLKDGKGSINYLSNDPKLVNKIDRAVTNLDSTLRQTHKAGKLLNENLEALKHNIFFRGYFKKQEKAEEKEK; encoded by the coding sequence ATGGAAAAAACAATTAGACAAAATATTCGCTTGGGAATTCTGGTCATCGCCGGAACAGCCCTATTTATACTGACCGTTTACCTGATTGGCAACCGACAGCGGTTGTTTGGTAACACTTTAACCATCAGTGCTTACTTCAAAAATATCAATGGACTGATTCTGGGTAACTCTGTCCGTTATTCCGGTGTCGATGCCGGTACCGTGAATGCCATTGAGATGATGCAGGACAAATCCATCCGGGTGGAAATGGCCATCGATAAAAACATCATGAAGTTTATTACTAAAGATGCAGTAGCCACTATCGGATCCGATGGATTGGTGGGAAATATGATCGTCAACATCATTCCGGGCAAGGATACCGAACCTCCGGTAGTTTCGGGAGACACCATTACTACGTTCAGCCGCACCAGTACAGATGATTTGCTGAATACCTTCAATGTGACCAATGACAATGCTGCAAAACTATCAGCCAACCTGTTGAAAATTACCGAAGAAATCCTGAACGGAGAAGGTGTGTTAGGTACCTTGTTGAAAGATCCCAAAATAACCAGCGACTTAAAAGAAACACTCAATAATCTAAAGACCACCAGTCGCATGACCACTGAATCCATGACGACCTTTAACAATCTGCTGCATTCCCTTCAAAAAAAGAATTCTGTGGTGGGAGTTCTGCAGGACAGTTTGGTGGCAAGTCAGATCAAAGGAACCGTATCACAAGTTCAAAGCTCCGTCAGCAAACTTGACCAGGTATTGGAAAATCTGAATGCCACTATATTAAACCTTAAGGACGGCAAGGGAAGTATCAACTACTTATCCAATGACCCTAAATTGGTGAACAAAATCGACCGCGCGGTTACCAATTTGGATTCCACCTTGCGGCAAACTCATAAAGCAGGAAAGCTATTGAATGAAAATCTCGAAGCGCTCAAACACAACATTTTCTTCAGAGGCTACTTCAAGAAGCAGGAAAAAGCGGAGGAGAAGGAAAAATAG
- a CDS encoding porin family protein, with protein sequence MKNIIILICFFGVQLVSTAQSSITIEAAQLITKFKFKDSDKIKLNKEYTGIFTNSYGVGYRYDLNNGLLFRLGLSMRNGGANLNYDDSEYSWRLKYFEPKLGIGYLYKINKISPYLMVFGYFGYLVQGSQILNNEHFNIIESEQLKRSDFGLNFSPGVDIVLHDRISTNIEFNYLLGLSNLEKDTDQKSSNTALGLTLGLSFSISK encoded by the coding sequence ATGAAAAATATAATTATACTAATTTGCTTTTTTGGTGTTCAGTTGGTTTCAACAGCCCAATCTTCCATTACCATAGAAGCCGCTCAACTCATTACCAAATTCAAATTTAAGGACAGCGATAAAATAAAACTGAACAAAGAGTATACAGGTATTTTTACCAATTCTTATGGTGTGGGGTATCGATATGATTTAAACAATGGCCTGCTGTTTCGCTTGGGATTAAGCATGAGAAATGGTGGTGCTAATCTGAATTATGATGATAGTGAATATTCCTGGCGGTTAAAATATTTTGAACCGAAATTAGGGATAGGTTACTTGTACAAAATAAACAAAATAAGCCCATATCTTATGGTGTTTGGCTATTTTGGATATTTAGTGCAGGGATCCCAAATTCTAAATAATGAACACTTCAATATTATAGAATCTGAGCAACTTAAGCGTTCAGATTTTGGGCTCAATTTTTCACCCGGCGTGGATATAGTACTCCATGATCGCATATCTACCAATATAGAATTTAACTATCTGCTTGGACTTTCAAATCTTGAAAAAGATACCGATCAGAAATCAAGCAATACGGCTCTTGGTCTTACACTTGGGCTTTCATTTTCAATTTCTAAATAA
- a CDS encoding ABC transporter permease — MAFFDNIFKSVTPILQEVGEMSYFAGRFFKECFNRPFEWKEFIRQCYNMGNKSFLLVSVTGFIIGLVFTLQSRPTLQEFGAVSWMPLMVGVSIVREIGPIITALICAGRIGSGIGAELGSMRVTEQIDAMEVSGTNPFKYLVVTRILATTLMLPLLVILSDGIALYGSFIVENVKGNVSFTLYFNSMFQSLEFSDLMPATIKSFFFGFAIGLVGCYMGYNCKNGTAGVGVAANSAVVYTSLLLFIIDFVVVLVTGIFDDLK, encoded by the coding sequence ATGGCATTTTTCGACAACATATTCAAATCAGTTACCCCTATCCTTCAGGAAGTAGGAGAGATGTCCTATTTCGCAGGGCGTTTTTTTAAAGAATGTTTTAACAGGCCGTTTGAATGGAAGGAGTTTATCCGCCAGTGTTACAACATGGGGAACAAATCCTTTTTACTGGTGAGCGTAACCGGATTTATCATAGGCTTGGTATTTACCTTACAATCGCGTCCGACCTTACAGGAATTTGGCGCCGTCTCCTGGATGCCATTGATGGTAGGAGTCTCTATAGTGCGGGAGATAGGGCCGATTATTACTGCCCTGATATGTGCCGGGCGAATTGGATCCGGAATAGGTGCAGAATTAGGTTCTATGAGGGTGACAGAGCAGATTGATGCCATGGAGGTCTCCGGAACCAATCCTTTCAAATATCTTGTGGTTACCAGAATTCTTGCCACAACTTTGATGCTCCCTCTATTGGTCATCCTCAGTGACGGCATTGCACTTTATGGATCATTCATCGTTGAAAACGTGAAAGGCAATGTTTCTTTTACCCTGTATTTCAACTCCATGTTTCAAAGTTTGGAATTCAGTGACTTGATGCCTGCCACCATTAAATCTTTCTTCTTTGGATTTGCCATAGGGTTGGTGGGTTGCTACATGGGTTACAATTGCAAGAACGGAACGGCAGGGGTTGGAGTGGCTGCCAATTCAGCGGTGGTGTATACCTCCTTATTATTGTTTATCATTGATTTTGTGGTGGTGTTGGTCACCGGTATTTTTGACGATCTGAAGTAG
- the ccsA gene encoding cytochrome c biogenesis protein CcsA: MTEVQYVGEHLWVQHLGHLFILTSFYSALYLVLMAYLYYQEKKDNKPVWMRWIKIGLIVHSTALLGIIGTMLFMMSNHYYEFHYVWEHVSDELPMRYILSAFWEGQEGSFLLWMFWNAVMAWLLLRKKNAFTVSNLGILFAVQAILMSMILGVYFFGARIGSNPFLLLRETMDIPLFKKADYVSLIKGNGMNPLLQNYWMLIHPPTLFFGFASTVIPFCYALSSLFLKKYEQWLRPCLPWSQLSGAVLGLGILMGGAWAYEALSFGGYWAWDPVENMSLVPWLVLVGGIHTHLIALNTRYSIKATLVFYFLSFGLVIYSTYLTRSGVLGDTSVHAFTGLGLGWQLVFFIFISIVLPFYFFFKQKKEIHSFEVEEKVSSREFWMFIGALTFLFSAGLICFSTSIPVYNKVLDFFGSMSGLDVAAYHKSAPVDVVAHHNRFQLWIGLLIGLLSGFSIFLKYLGIQRDGLRKNFWIQLTIGIGISGILTYVILNQLSNQSYPIAALLFASWFCLISSLQYLIFVLGKQLKAYTPLISHMGFGLLLMGILFTGLNRRNIAPDEFFQEDMMLNGMDSEANKHYLLIKDQEKYAKPYWINYQEDTMRGAIREYKLKFVQTDSSGSRLDSFQVYPEIQYDNKLTKVAASNPSIKRYFSKDIFTLIAQIPAVQMDAEAARKAEDSLQYIKHWLKVGDTVFGKSHYFVLSELNFDFNPKGFETKEGDLKIGAKLTVGGTDSSDRKALETGILFRENMVYRFPANSDGGGVRIQIPDSAYEVYFPDLSLLKFQHLELKEGESKNIGEGYVFSLEGFDKSPTSPLFEAKENDIAVAAKIKLTKENSSIQLNPIYLIRENAIIPIPDRKANPGVSVQFSKINPETGVMSFEIAFHPLANAFPLEITEQGPRTDYIVMETIEFPGINLVWLGSLMMVAGLAVGAWQRKQKPNA; encoded by the coding sequence TGATGTCCAATCATTATTATGAATTTCATTATGTATGGGAACACGTTTCTGACGAACTGCCCATGAGATATATCCTTTCTGCCTTTTGGGAGGGTCAGGAAGGTTCTTTTCTGTTGTGGATGTTTTGGAATGCGGTGATGGCCTGGCTTCTGTTGCGTAAAAAGAATGCATTTACCGTGAGCAATCTCGGAATTTTATTTGCGGTCCAGGCGATACTCATGAGCATGATTTTGGGTGTCTATTTCTTTGGTGCAAGAATTGGTTCCAATCCATTTTTGTTGCTGCGCGAAACCATGGATATTCCTTTGTTTAAAAAAGCAGACTATGTCTCTCTAATCAAAGGCAACGGTATGAATCCATTGCTTCAAAACTACTGGATGCTGATTCACCCGCCTACCTTGTTTTTTGGTTTCGCTTCGACGGTAATTCCATTTTGCTATGCGTTATCTTCTCTATTTTTAAAAAAATATGAGCAATGGCTCAGACCATGTCTGCCCTGGAGTCAACTCTCCGGAGCGGTATTGGGTTTAGGAATTTTGATGGGTGGTGCCTGGGCTTATGAGGCTTTAAGTTTTGGCGGTTACTGGGCATGGGATCCTGTAGAAAACATGTCTCTGGTACCCTGGCTGGTGTTGGTAGGAGGAATACATACTCACCTGATAGCCCTGAATACACGCTATTCAATTAAAGCAACGCTGGTCTTTTATTTTCTGTCCTTTGGGCTGGTAATTTATTCCACTTACCTTACGCGCAGTGGGGTGTTGGGAGATACCTCTGTGCACGCATTTACTGGCTTAGGTTTGGGATGGCAGTTGGTTTTCTTTATTTTTATCAGCATCGTCCTACCCTTCTACTTTTTCTTCAAGCAAAAAAAAGAGATTCACAGTTTTGAAGTGGAAGAAAAAGTTTCCTCCCGTGAATTTTGGATGTTCATTGGTGCTTTAACTTTTTTATTCAGTGCCGGATTAATTTGTTTCTCCACATCTATCCCTGTTTACAATAAAGTATTAGACTTCTTTGGATCCATGAGTGGCCTTGACGTGGCTGCTTATCACAAGAGTGCGCCGGTTGATGTGGTCGCTCATCATAATAGATTTCAATTATGGATCGGATTGCTGATTGGTCTGTTATCAGGATTTTCTATATTTTTAAAATACTTAGGCATACAACGAGACGGGCTCAGGAAAAATTTCTGGATTCAATTGACAATTGGAATTGGGATCAGTGGGATTCTTACTTATGTTATTTTAAATCAACTATCCAATCAATCTTACCCAATTGCCGCTTTACTTTTTGCATCCTGGTTCTGTCTGATCAGTTCTCTACAGTATTTAATATTTGTACTAGGCAAGCAGCTTAAGGCTTATACACCTTTAATTTCTCATATGGGATTTGGTTTGTTGTTGATGGGTATTTTATTTACGGGTCTCAACAGACGAAATATTGCGCCGGACGAATTTTTTCAAGAGGATATGATGCTGAACGGGATGGATTCCGAAGCAAACAAGCACTATCTTCTGATCAAAGACCAGGAGAAATATGCTAAACCTTACTGGATCAATTACCAGGAGGACACCATGAGAGGTGCCATTCGGGAATACAAATTAAAATTTGTACAAACAGATAGTTCCGGATCCAGACTGGATTCATTTCAAGTATATCCAGAGATACAATACGACAATAAACTCACCAAAGTGGCGGCATCCAATCCGTCTATTAAGCGATATTTTTCAAAAGATATATTTACACTGATTGCCCAAATTCCTGCTGTACAAATGGATGCAGAAGCTGCACGAAAGGCAGAAGACAGTCTTCAATACATAAAGCATTGGTTAAAAGTGGGCGACACCGTTTTTGGTAAAAGTCATTATTTTGTTTTGAGTGAATTGAATTTTGATTTCAACCCCAAAGGATTTGAAACGAAAGAAGGTGATTTAAAAATTGGTGCGAAACTCACCGTTGGAGGTACTGATTCTTCAGACAGAAAAGCGTTGGAAACCGGTATCCTCTTCAGAGAAAATATGGTCTATCGTTTTCCGGCCAATTCGGATGGCGGTGGTGTGAGAATTCAGATTCCTGACTCTGCGTATGAAGTTTATTTTCCGGATTTAAGTCTATTGAAATTTCAACATCTCGAACTCAAAGAAGGCGAAAGTAAAAATATCGGAGAAGGTTATGTTTTTAGTTTGGAAGGATTTGACAAATCGCCTACCAGCCCTTTGTTTGAGGCAAAAGAAAATGACATTGCCGTTGCAGCCAAAATTAAATTGACCAAAGAAAATTCTTCCATCCAATTAAACCCGATCTACCTGATCAGAGAAAATGCGATTATTCCCATCCCGGATCGAAAAGCAAATCCCGGAGTGAGTGTACAATTTTCTAAAATCAATCCCGAGACCGGTGTGATGAGTTTTGAAATTGCCTTTCACCCATTAGCAAATGCTTTTCCATTGGAAATAACAGAGCAAGGACCTCGAACAGACTACATCGTGATGGAAACTATTGAGTTTCCCGGTATTAATCTGGTATGGTTGGGCAGTTTGATGATGGTTGCAGGTCTGGCAGTCGGAGCCTGGCAAAGAAAACAAAAACCCAATGCCTGA
- a CDS encoding T9SS type A sorting domain-containing protein, with amino-acid sequence MMKTKQLRYTHYFLSLILLISTFSQDAWTQSVRRQCVSSYGSISHSDFQTIQQTAGQCFNTTNHFDEHFVLCQGFQQSASVYIQHFGSPDLAKTAIKVFPNPASYSISLSSENEVGPTLIQIMNLTGNIYYSELLNGLKSHVIPCDKWPQGIYLIKILDAHQNIQTFKLMIAKQ; translated from the coding sequence ATGATGAAAACAAAACAATTACGCTACACTCATTATTTCTTGTCTTTGATTTTACTAATTTCTACGTTCAGTCAAGACGCTTGGACACAGTCTGTTCGGCGGCAATGTGTCTCAAGTTATGGATCGATAAGTCATAGTGACTTTCAAACCATCCAACAGACAGCTGGTCAATGTTTCAATACGACAAATCATTTTGACGAGCATTTTGTTTTATGTCAAGGGTTTCAGCAATCGGCATCGGTTTATATTCAGCATTTTGGGTCACCGGATTTAGCGAAGACTGCCATAAAAGTCTTTCCTAATCCAGCCAGTTATTCCATCTCCTTAAGTTCAGAAAACGAAGTTGGACCAACACTTATACAAATTATGAATCTGACCGGAAATATTTATTATTCAGAATTGCTAAATGGGTTAAAGTCTCATGTTATTCCATGTGATAAATGGCCTCAGGGCATTTATTTGATTAAAATCCTGGATGCACATCAAAATATTCAAACATTCAAACTAATGATTGCTAAACAATAA
- a CDS encoding transposase, which yields MNGHKIVNQNALHFITLTVVSWADVFSRPVYRDIVLDSLIYCQKEKGLVVNSYVLMSNHLHLICYTKAPNLLSNTIRDFKKFTSKRIIKEIETNKSESRREWLLRLFKFHAKFNSDNLNYQFWTQYNKPMELESPGWVMQKIKYIHLNPVKNGLVDVPEAYRYSSARQYLGHSGLIDIEVLDIGPDIGYISL from the coding sequence ATGAATGGACACAAGATTGTTAATCAAAATGCTTTGCATTTTATTACGCTTACCGTTGTAAGCTGGGCCGATGTTTTCAGCAGACCGGTGTACAGAGATATTGTTCTCGACAGCTTGATTTATTGTCAAAAGGAAAAGGGACTGGTCGTAAATTCCTATGTATTGATGTCCAATCATTTGCATTTAATTTGTTATACTAAAGCACCGAATTTATTATCAAATACCATCAGGGATTTCAAAAAGTTTACTTCAAAAAGAATCATCAAAGAAATAGAAACCAATAAATCTGAAAGCAGAAGAGAGTGGTTGTTACGGTTGTTTAAGTTTCATGCTAAATTTAATAGTGATAATTTGAATTACCAATTTTGGACACAGTACAATAAGCCTATGGAGTTGGAAAGTCCCGGATGGGTCATGCAAAAAATAAAATACATACACCTTAATCCTGTTAAAAATGGGTTGGTAGATGTTCCGGAGGCATACAGGTACAGCAGTGCAAGACAATATTTAGGTCATAGTGGATTGATTGATATTGAAGTATTGGACATTGGCCCTGATATCGGATACATTAGTTTATAA